The following are encoded together in the Capsulimonas corticalis genome:
- a CDS encoding PKD domain-containing protein, which translates to MTRSTLLRGAAVFAAAAMVLPAGAAKPKKPAALPSLPLPVSKPKTAAAPAGLVVSKDLADETVLYSGQPAGQLGITTQNWGAGSAADTTELAYRNTHSLKITTYGLYAGGKVGFSKPVALGDRSAATNRIMQFYIRFGDAASPPPPEPPDTTTPGGPGGFPGGPGGYPGGPGGYPGGGGGYPGAPGGYPGGGGYPGAPAPMEQSFMGTSTFQSGVYTGGASVHLTQRGRGGGGRGGRGGFPGFGGGVGGGRAVNPDDQPWKPPVSHLRFLFTLANGAQYDVVRDVPGAASVDDTEDLRSAWLPIGVPLSVLKFPGAADSPLQSVTVGGDGYSVTYIGKISLVDDNTPITAWAGDTQDVAANDTVTLKARAEGGASTLHYSWDFDAADGITEQATGQTVTTTFTKPNETHTVTLTVSDVDGIKKPVTSTTIIKVED; encoded by the coding sequence ATGACACGTTCCACCCTTCTCCGAGGCGCCGCCGTTTTCGCGGCCGCCGCGATGGTCCTTCCCGCCGGCGCCGCGAAGCCGAAGAAGCCGGCGGCCCTGCCCAGCCTGCCGCTTCCGGTGTCCAAACCGAAGACGGCCGCCGCGCCCGCCGGTCTCGTGGTGAGTAAAGACCTCGCCGACGAAACCGTGCTCTATAGCGGCCAGCCGGCGGGGCAGCTCGGGATCACGACTCAGAATTGGGGCGCGGGCTCCGCGGCCGACACCACCGAGCTCGCTTACCGCAACACGCACTCCCTGAAGATCACCACCTACGGACTGTACGCCGGCGGCAAAGTCGGCTTCAGCAAGCCCGTGGCGCTGGGAGACCGCAGCGCCGCCACGAACCGAATCATGCAGTTCTACATCCGGTTCGGCGACGCGGCGAGCCCGCCGCCGCCCGAACCGCCGGATACGACGACGCCGGGAGGTCCCGGCGGCTTCCCGGGCGGCCCTGGGGGATATCCAGGCGGTCCGGGCGGTTATCCCGGAGGAGGCGGCGGTTACCCCGGCGCTCCGGGCGGTTATCCCGGAGGCGGAGGCTATCCCGGCGCGCCGGCGCCGATGGAGCAATCCTTCATGGGAACGTCCACGTTCCAATCGGGCGTCTATACCGGCGGAGCCTCGGTCCATCTGACACAGCGCGGACGCGGCGGCGGCGGTCGTGGCGGGCGCGGCGGATTCCCAGGATTTGGCGGCGGAGTCGGCGGCGGTCGCGCGGTCAATCCCGACGATCAGCCCTGGAAGCCGCCGGTCAGCCATCTGCGTTTCCTGTTTACGCTCGCCAATGGCGCGCAGTACGATGTGGTGCGGGATGTGCCCGGCGCCGCGTCTGTCGACGATACGGAAGACCTGCGCTCGGCCTGGCTTCCGATCGGCGTTCCGCTCAGTGTTCTGAAGTTCCCCGGCGCCGCGGATTCGCCGTTGCAGAGCGTCACGGTGGGCGGCGACGGTTACTCGGTCACCTACATCGGCAAGATCAGTCTGGTGGACGATAACACGCCGATCACCGCATGGGCCGGCGACACGCAGGATGTCGCCGCCAATGACACCGTCACGCTGAAGGCGCGCGCGGAAGGCGGCGCGTCGACGCTCCATTACTCGTGGGACTTCGACGCGGCGGACGGCATAACCGAGCAGGCGACCGGTCAAACGGTCACCACGACCTTCACGAAGCCGAATGAGACGCACACCGTCACGCTGACCGTCAGCGACGTGGACGGCATTAAAAAGCCCGTCACATCGACCACAATCATTAAGGTCGAAGACTAA
- a CDS encoding lysophospholipid acyltransferase family protein, giving the protein MNPRPGSEQLGWLYYFTRIVVKIVTALLGGATIVGRENIPSTGPVILAPNHRANIDPPYLTLLTPRQQFYMAKEELFASKKFGGFIRGLGAFPVKRGEADRAALRFAADHLKAGHILTIFPEGTRSDDGKTLLPAEKGFALLAKQTGAPIIPIAVEGTEKVLPKGSSKIHRARVILTVGKPITAQQIIEAHPEAGKDVLTLIGKEVMGEIAKLMREAPPVHTSELTPK; this is encoded by the coding sequence ATGAATCCGAGGCCCGGCAGCGAGCAGCTCGGATGGCTGTACTATTTCACGCGCATCGTGGTGAAGATCGTGACCGCCCTGCTGGGCGGTGCGACGATCGTGGGCCGCGAAAATATCCCGTCAACCGGACCGGTGATCCTGGCCCCCAACCACCGCGCGAACATCGATCCCCCCTACCTTACCCTGCTCACCCCGCGCCAGCAGTTCTACATGGCGAAGGAAGAGCTGTTTGCGAGCAAGAAGTTCGGCGGCTTCATTCGCGGCCTGGGCGCCTTTCCGGTCAAGCGCGGCGAAGCCGACCGCGCGGCCCTGCGTTTCGCCGCCGACCATTTGAAAGCCGGCCACATCCTCACCATCTTCCCCGAAGGCACGCGCTCGGATGACGGCAAGACGCTGCTTCCCGCCGAAAAGGGCTTCGCCCTGCTCGCCAAGCAGACCGGCGCGCCCATCATCCCCATCGCCGTCGAAGGCACGGAGAAGGTCCTGCCCAAAGGCTCCTCCAAGATCCATCGCGCCCGCGTCATCCTCACCGTCGGCAAACCCATTACCGCGCAGCAGATCATCGAAGCCCACCCCGAAGCCGGTAAGGATGTCCTGACGCTGATCGGCAAGGAAGTCATGGGCGAGATCGCCAAGCTGATGCGCGAAGCGCCGCCGGTCCACACTTCCGAGCTTACTCCAAAATAA
- a CDS encoding DUF3052 domain-containing protein gives MSAGYSQTPLVKKLGVKAGMRVAFVNPPEGYQLLLGELPQPITIADPREGPLDFVHFFTLESTELEMRFPDLMRALTPNGMLWVSWPKRASKIATDLSDVHVREIGLRLGLVDVKVCAVDEIWSGLKFVYRVKDRGR, from the coding sequence ATGAGCGCCGGATACTCTCAGACTCCTCTCGTGAAAAAATTAGGCGTCAAGGCTGGAATGCGCGTCGCGTTTGTCAATCCGCCCGAGGGTTACCAGCTTCTCTTGGGGGAATTGCCCCAGCCGATCACGATCGCGGATCCGCGGGAGGGGCCTCTGGACTTCGTTCACTTCTTTACTCTGGAGAGCACGGAGCTGGAAATGCGCTTCCCCGATTTGATGCGAGCGCTGACGCCGAATGGGATGCTGTGGGTGAGCTGGCCGAAGCGCGCCTCCAAGATCGCCACCGATCTGAGCGACGTCCATGTCCGTGAGATTGGCCTGCGCCTGGGGCTTGTGGATGTGAAGGTGTGCGCGGTCGATGAGATCTGGTCGGGGCTGAAGTTCGTCTACCGGGTCAAGGACCGGGGCAGGTAG
- a CDS encoding TIGR00282 family metallophosphoesterase, whose protein sequence is MRILMLGDVVGKVGREAAETMLPTLKEMYSPDFTIVNGENAAAGLGITPEIAKSLLRNGADVITLGNHTWNRRDIVPYLDQEPRILRPANYPPGTPGCGYRVYTAQNGVRVGVANMMGRVFMEALDDPFRTADKILESFRGQAKISFFDFHGEATSEKTAFGYYLDGRASVVVGTHTHVQTADERILPKGTAYITDVGMVGPQDSIIGMNAEIVVQKFITQMPNRFEVAEGGVVLCGIVADVDPDTGHATQIQRVQIRDIH, encoded by the coding sequence GTGCGAATTTTGATGCTCGGCGATGTCGTCGGCAAGGTGGGACGGGAAGCAGCCGAAACCATGCTGCCGACCTTGAAGGAGATGTACTCTCCGGATTTCACAATCGTGAATGGGGAGAACGCGGCGGCGGGCCTGGGGATCACCCCCGAGATCGCCAAATCGCTGCTGCGAAACGGCGCGGACGTCATTACGCTTGGCAACCACACCTGGAACCGGCGCGATATCGTCCCCTACCTGGACCAGGAGCCGCGTATTCTGCGGCCGGCGAACTATCCGCCCGGAACCCCGGGCTGCGGCTACCGCGTGTACACCGCGCAGAACGGCGTGCGCGTCGGAGTCGCCAATATGATGGGACGCGTCTTCATGGAGGCGCTCGACGATCCGTTCCGCACGGCCGATAAGATTCTGGAGTCGTTCCGGGGACAGGCGAAGATCTCCTTTTTCGACTTCCACGGCGAAGCGACCTCGGAGAAGACCGCCTTCGGGTATTATCTGGATGGACGAGCGAGCGTTGTCGTCGGCACCCACACGCATGTCCAGACCGCCGATGAGCGCATCCTTCCCAAAGGCACGGCCTACATCACGGATGTGGGGATGGTCGGCCCGCAAGATTCGATCATCGGCATGAACGCCGAGATCGTTGTCCAAAAGTTCATCACGCAGATGCCCAATCGGTTCGAAGTCGCCGAGGGCGGAGTCGTGCTCTGTGGTATCGTCGCCGATGTCGACCCTGACACCGGTCACGCGACACAGATTCAGCGCGTTCAGATTCGGGATATTCATTAA
- a CDS encoding decaprenyl-phosphate phosphoribosyltransferase, whose amino-acid sequence MKEPLPTPLEDRPHKRRPVPLALLVAMRPKQWTKNLLVLAGLLFTLDQHHPIGDFRLVGLGFLLFCLLSSVVYLINDLVDRESDRRHPRKRRRPIACGDLPPNIAVGAAIAFGLIGIVGSVLLNPMFGAVAILYFLMTLGYSFYFKHIVIIDVLVLAAGFVLRAIAGVALIHAALSTWLILCTLMLALFLGLSKRRAELIAMEMSGTVGTRRILDEYTSGMLDQMIVIVTSTCLMSYSLYTVESQAATRHHYLMVTIPFVIYGIFRYLYLMHRHMLGESPDAIILEDRPTLINIALWGVTTALIVSHSFDPLLAHLSH is encoded by the coding sequence ATGAAAGAACCGCTTCCCACGCCGCTTGAGGACCGGCCGCACAAACGGCGGCCGGTCCCTTTGGCGCTGCTGGTCGCGATGCGTCCCAAACAGTGGACGAAAAACCTCCTCGTTCTGGCCGGCCTGCTCTTTACGCTGGACCAGCACCACCCCATCGGCGACTTCCGGCTCGTCGGTCTCGGCTTTTTACTATTCTGCCTGCTTTCCAGCGTCGTCTATCTGATCAATGACCTGGTGGACCGCGAAAGCGACCGACGGCACCCGCGAAAGCGACGCCGCCCCATCGCCTGCGGCGATCTTCCCCCGAATATCGCCGTCGGCGCCGCCATCGCCTTCGGGCTGATCGGCATCGTCGGGTCCGTTCTCCTAAACCCGATGTTCGGCGCGGTCGCGATTCTGTACTTCCTGATGACGCTTGGGTATTCGTTCTACTTCAAGCATATCGTCATCATCGACGTGCTGGTGCTGGCGGCGGGATTCGTGCTGCGCGCCATCGCCGGCGTCGCGCTGATCCACGCGGCCCTGTCCACCTGGCTGATCCTCTGTACGCTGATGCTGGCGCTGTTCCTGGGGCTCTCCAAGCGCCGCGCCGAGCTGATCGCCATGGAGATGAGCGGAACGGTCGGCACCCGGCGTATTCTGGACGAATATACGTCCGGCATGCTCGATCAAATGATCGTGATCGTGACCTCGACCTGCCTGATGTCCTACTCGCTTTATACGGTCGAGTCGCAGGCCGCCACGCGCCATCACTATCTTATGGTCACGATCCCCTTCGTCATCTACGGCATCTTCCGCTATCTCTATCTGATGCACCGGCATATGCTGGGCGAGTCTCCGGACGCGATTATTCTGGAAGACCGCCCCACCCTCATTAACATCGCTCTGTGGGGCGTGACAACGGCGTTGATCGTCTCCCACAGCTTCGACCCCCTCCTCGCTCATCTGTCGCACTGA
- the cmk gene encoding (d)CMP kinase, translating into MIKSPPSPQTAAPPRLLTIAIDGPAGAGKSTVARHLAQRLGYTYIDTGAMYRAVAWAALDRGAPTDDPETISALAEGLDIHLEPGDSDDRGTRVFVDGREITDEIRTPEISSLTSPLSAIPAVRRRLVALQQRLGALGGVVMEGRDIGTVVLPDADIKVFLTATAHRRAERRRAELAERGLEVSFDELLGQIEERDQRDASRDVSPMVAASDAHVLDSDPYTADEVVDRILIWHDEASERR; encoded by the coding sequence ATGATCAAATCGCCCCCGTCGCCGCAAACCGCCGCGCCGCCGCGTCTTCTCACAATCGCCATCGATGGGCCGGCCGGCGCCGGCAAGAGCACGGTTGCGCGCCATCTGGCGCAGCGCCTGGGCTATACTTACATCGATACCGGCGCGATGTACCGGGCGGTGGCGTGGGCGGCGCTGGATCGCGGGGCGCCGACGGACGATCCCGAGACGATTTCGGCGCTCGCCGAGGGGCTGGATATCCATCTGGAGCCGGGCGATTCCGACGATCGCGGCACGCGTGTCTTTGTGGATGGACGCGAGATCACCGATGAGATCCGTACGCCCGAGATCAGCAGCCTGACTTCTCCTCTGAGCGCCATTCCCGCCGTTCGCCGTCGCCTGGTCGCCTTGCAGCAGCGCCTCGGCGCGCTCGGCGGCGTGGTGATGGAGGGACGCGACATCGGCACGGTCGTGCTGCCGGACGCCGATATTAAAGTCTTCCTGACCGCGACCGCGCATCGCCGGGCCGAGCGCCGGCGCGCGGAGCTGGCCGAGCGCGGGCTGGAAGTGTCGTTCGACGAGCTTCTGGGGCAGATCGAGGAGCGGGACCAGCGCGATGCGTCGCGGGACGTCAGCCCGATGGTCGCGGCGTCCGACGCCCATGTGCTCGACAGCGACCCTTATACGGCCGACGAAGTCGTGGATCGCATTCTGATCTGGCATGACGAGGCGAGCGAGCGACGATGA